Part of the Candidatus Dadabacteria bacterium genome is shown below.
ATGTGGCGGCAATGGCGGCGTTTGTGGTCGCGCTTGTTTTTGTGGCGTTGAAGGTTTGACGGGCGCGGCCCGCATTCCTCTTTGCGCCCGTGCAAGTCCGTGCCTGTCCGTGTCGGTCGCCTCTTGACAATCCCGCCCTTCCCATTAAAATCCCGTTGCCTTCCGTAGCAAACGGGAGGCAAATTTCGGTTCTGCCGGAGCGCGGCGAAAGCATCGCGGCTGTTTCGGAGCCGAGTGTTCGGGAGGTGTTCCGATGGCAAAAATGCTCGGGGCGCAGATGTTTTTTGAAACCCTCATTCACGAGGGCGTTGATGTTGTTTTCGGTCTGCCGGGGGGATATGTCCTCAAGGTTTACGATGTTATGACCGACTACGAAAAGCAGGGGAAACTGCTGCACGTTATGGCACGCCATGAACAGGGGGCGACCCACATGGCGGACGGCTACGCGCGCGCTTCCGGCAAGCCCGGCGTTGTGCTTTGCACATCGGGGCCGGCGGCGACAAACACCGTTACCGGCATAGCGACCGCGCAGATGGATTCCGCCCCGGTTGTCATATTCACCGGACAGGTCCCCACGCAGTATCTTGGCAGCGACGCCTTTCAGGAGGCCGACCACATCGGTATCACAAGGCCGTGCACAAAGCACAATTCCCTTGTCCGCAAAACCGAAGACCTCCCCGCCGCAATGAAAGAGGCGTTTCATATAGCGTCAACGGGAAGGCCCAGCCCGGTTCTGGTTGACATGCCCAAGGACGTGCTCATCGGAGAGGGCGAACTTATAATTCCCGATGATGTCAGCATCAGGGGCTACAAGCCCAAGATGAGAGGCAACCCGTCCCAGATAAAAAGGGCGGTTTCGCTGATTGAGAAGGCGAAAAAGCCGGTCATATTTTCCGGCGGCGGCGTCATACTCTCAAATGCGACCGAACACCTCAAACGGTTTGCTCACCGGCTTCGCATACCCGTTACCTCAACCCTTATGGGGCTCGGCGGATTTCCCGCAAGCGACCCGCTGTTTGTCAACATGATAGGAATGCACGGCTCTTACGCGGCAAACCTTGCCGTTCACGAGTCCGACCTTGTCATATCCATAGGGGCGAGATTTGACGACCGGGCGACCGGGGGCAACTTTGACAACTTTGCCCCGAACGCAAACATAATCCACATAGACATTGACCCCTCAACCATAGACAAAAACATCCATGTGGACTGCCCCATTGTGGGAGACGCAAAGGAGGTTCTTGAGCAGATAGGGGAGTCTCTGTCCGCGGAGATTGACCTTTCCGGCAGGGACGAGTGGAGAGAGCAGATAAACAAGTGGGACAGAGAGCATCCGCTCAAATACAGAGAGGACGCCAACAAAATACAGACCACTTACGCGATAGACATGCTCTACAGACTGACCGGCGGAGACGCCGTTATCGTCAGCGATGTGGGGCAGCACCAGATGTGGGTCGCGCAGTTTTACAAGTTCAACAAGCCGCGCAGCCACATAACTTCGGGCGGCCTCGGCACAATGGGGTTCGGTTTTCCCGCAGCGATGGGGGCGAAGTTCGCCCGCCCGGATGACCTTGTCATAAGCGTCGCGGGAGACGGCAGTTTCCAGATGAACATGCAGGAACTCGCGGTTGCCGTTGAATACGGCCTTGACCTGAAAATAGTCGTGTTCAACAATGAGCATCACGGAATGGTCAGGCAGTGGCAGACCATGTTTTTTAACGGCAACTACTCGTGCTCAAAGTTCAATGTGCTTCCCGATTTCGTCAAACTGGCCGAATCCTTCGGGGCGACCGGCCTGAGGGCGGAAAAGCCGGAGGAACTTGAGAGCGTCTTCAAACGGGGGCTTGCGGCAAAAGGGGTTGTTCTGATGGAGATCAAGGTTGACCCGGAGGAGATGGTCT
Proteins encoded:
- the ilvB gene encoding biosynthetic-type acetolactate synthase large subunit, translating into MAKMLGAQMFFETLIHEGVDVVFGLPGGYVLKVYDVMTDYEKQGKLLHVMARHEQGATHMADGYARASGKPGVVLCTSGPAATNTVTGIATAQMDSAPVVIFTGQVPTQYLGSDAFQEADHIGITRPCTKHNSLVRKTEDLPAAMKEAFHIASTGRPSPVLVDMPKDVLIGEGELIIPDDVSIRGYKPKMRGNPSQIKRAVSLIEKAKKPVIFSGGGVILSNATEHLKRFAHRLRIPVTSTLMGLGGFPASDPLFVNMIGMHGSYAANLAVHESDLVISIGARFDDRATGGNFDNFAPNANIIHIDIDPSTIDKNIHVDCPIVGDAKEVLEQIGESLSAEIDLSGRDEWREQINKWDREHPLKYREDANKIQTTYAIDMLYRLTGGDAVIVSDVGQHQMWVAQFYKFNKPRSHITSGGLGTMGFGFPAAMGAKFARPDDLVISVAGDGSFQMNMQELAVAVEYGLDLKIVVFNNEHHGMVRQWQTMFFNGNYSCSKFNVLPDFVKLAESFGATGLRAEKPEELESVFKRGLAAKGVVLMEIKVDPEEMVYPMIAPGEPMNQMIFDPVDVA